The Hahella sp. HNIBRBA332 genome window below encodes:
- a CDS encoding ABC transporter permease, translating to MVTLFSPIRLWAVVAKEFIQLRRDRLTFAMIIGIPLIQLALFGFAINSDPKELPMAVRSAESSAYTRSIIQAIVNTRYFNVTEITDSEQTANEILARGAAQFVINIPADFTRRLLRGERPSLLLEADATDPAATSNALAAIKQIPNTALAHDLNGPLASLQGKGAPFSIDIHRRYNPEGITQYNIVPGLMGVILTMTMIMMTSLAITREHERGTMENLLAMPVQPLEVMVGKITPYILIGYIQVLVILAAALWVFHVPMLGSALLLMLGVLLFILANLTVGITISSIARNQAQAMQMSFFFFMPSILLSGFMFPFRGMPQWAQIIGEALPLTHFLRFIRGLLLKGNEWTVAWEHLWPLLAFTAVMMAVGLRQYRRTLD from the coding sequence ATGGTGACGCTCTTTTCTCCCATCCGTTTGTGGGCGGTGGTCGCCAAGGAGTTCATTCAGTTGCGCCGCGACCGGCTGACTTTCGCCATGATCATTGGCATTCCCCTGATTCAGCTGGCGCTGTTCGGCTTCGCCATCAACTCGGACCCCAAGGAATTGCCCATGGCGGTGCGCAGTGCGGAAAGCAGCGCCTATACCCGCAGCATCATCCAGGCCATCGTCAACACCCGTTACTTCAATGTCACCGAGATTACCGACTCTGAGCAAACCGCCAACGAGATACTGGCCCGCGGCGCCGCCCAGTTCGTTATCAACATTCCCGCCGACTTTACCCGTCGCCTGTTGCGCGGAGAACGCCCAAGCCTGCTGCTGGAAGCGGACGCCACCGACCCCGCCGCCACTTCCAACGCCCTGGCGGCGATCAAACAGATTCCCAACACTGCGCTGGCTCACGACCTCAATGGCCCGCTGGCCTCCTTACAGGGCAAAGGCGCGCCGTTTTCCATTGATATCCATCGCCGCTACAATCCCGAGGGCATCACCCAGTACAACATCGTGCCCGGCCTGATGGGCGTGATTCTGACCATGACGATGATCATGATGACCTCCCTGGCCATCACCCGCGAACACGAACGCGGCACCATGGAAAATCTGCTGGCCATGCCGGTGCAGCCGCTGGAGGTCATGGTCGGTAAAATAACGCCTTATATTCTGATCGGTTACATTCAGGTGCTCGTTATTCTCGCCGCGGCTCTGTGGGTATTTCATGTGCCGATGCTGGGATCGGCCTTGCTGCTGATGCTCGGCGTGTTGCTGTTTATCCTCGCCAACCTCACCGTCGGCATCACTATCTCCAGCATTGCGCGTAATCAGGCCCAGGCCATGCAGATGTCGTTCTTCTTTTTCATGCCGTCCATTCTGCTGTCCGGTTTTATGTTTCCGTTTCGCGGCATGCCGCAATGGGCCCAAATCATTGGCGAAGCGCTGCCGCTGACGCATTTCCTGCGATTTATCCGTGGCTTATTGTTGAAAGGCAATGAATGGACGGTCGCCTGGGAGCACTTATGGCCACTGCTGGCCTTCACCGCAGTGATGATGGCGGTTGGATTACGCCAGTACCGGCGCACTCTGGATTAG
- a CDS encoding ABC transporter ATP-binding protein — MNNREEIIKVKDMSKSFGDKVAVDKVSLSVYKGDIFGFLGPNGSGKTTTIRLLCGLLTPDEGEGRCLGYDIIKEARHIKRQVGYMTQRFSFYEDLSVRENLEFVARMYYLPERRKAVDEALDNLGMKSRQTQLAGELSGGWKQRLALTACMLHKPKLLLLDEPTSGVDPEARRDFWEEIHRLADEGVTVLVSTHYMDEAERCNRLAYIAYGHLVGEGSPRSLIADSGLATWRIESADIHQVAEKLRRIDAVKQVAPFGTRLFVSGTDAQQLEKDLSAFAEQEGVNPERTQPRLEDVFIQLMRSSEEKRW, encoded by the coding sequence ATGAATAACCGCGAAGAGATCATCAAGGTCAAGGACATGTCGAAGTCCTTCGGCGACAAGGTGGCGGTGGATAAAGTCAGCCTCAGCGTATACAAGGGCGATATTTTCGGCTTTCTGGGCCCCAACGGCAGCGGCAAGACCACTACCATTCGCCTGCTGTGCGGGCTGCTCACGCCGGATGAAGGAGAAGGGCGCTGTCTGGGCTACGACATCATCAAGGAAGCCCGCCATATCAAGCGCCAGGTCGGCTACATGACCCAACGCTTCAGCTTTTATGAAGACCTCAGCGTGCGGGAGAATCTGGAGTTCGTCGCCCGCATGTACTATCTGCCAGAGCGCCGGAAAGCGGTGGACGAAGCGCTGGATAACCTGGGGATGAAAAGCCGCCAGACGCAACTGGCGGGGGAGTTGTCCGGCGGCTGGAAACAACGCTTGGCGCTGACCGCATGCATGCTGCACAAGCCCAAGCTGTTGCTGCTGGACGAGCCCACGTCAGGGGTTGACCCGGAAGCGCGACGGGATTTCTGGGAGGAGATCCATCGCCTGGCGGATGAAGGGGTCACCGTGCTGGTGTCCACGCACTACATGGACGAAGCCGAGCGCTGCAATCGTCTCGCCTATATCGCTTACGGCCACTTGGTGGGCGAAGGGTCGCCCCGTTCTCTGATCGCCGACTCCGGGCTGGCCACCTGGCGCATAGAAAGCGCTGACATTCATCAGGTGGCGGAAAAGCTCAGGCGCATCGACGCGGTGAAGCAGGTGGCGCCGTTTGGAACCCGTTTGTTTGTGTCCGGCACGGACGCCCAGCAATTGGAGAAGGATCTGAGCGCGTTCGCGGAGCAGGAAGGCGTCAATCCTGAGCGCACCCAGCCGCGGCTGGAAGACGTGTTTATTCAGCTGATGCGCAGCTCGGAGGAAAAAAGATGGTGA
- a CDS encoding HlyD family secretion protein codes for MDYGYFAALAALLALTGCDSAASEHWQGYIEGDSIFIAAPSAGTLTEVAVEEGDQVSADTHLFSIDDEPQRAAEQQAEAQLLRARAELADLEKGKRPQELAVIEAQYEQAQAAAELSSKQLLRARDLYANSLASRSSLDEAETAHTRNLRQIQEIEAQLSSARLAARSDQLDAAKALVAAAQATLREARWSLRQKQQSAPTQALVRQVLYRPGEFVPAGQPVVELLPPERINVRFFVPETALHAIKTGDQVSVHCDGCGAPFMATVRYISPNAEFTPPYIYSKDSRDKFVYLVKAWPAADRSPQLHPGQPVDVAPPGLDAHE; via the coding sequence ATGGATTACGGATATTTTGCAGCACTGGCGGCACTACTGGCGCTGACAGGCTGCGACTCCGCCGCAAGCGAGCACTGGCAAGGATATATCGAAGGCGATTCGATATTCATCGCAGCCCCCTCCGCTGGCACACTCACAGAGGTTGCGGTGGAGGAAGGCGACCAAGTCAGCGCCGACACCCACCTGTTCAGCATTGACGATGAGCCCCAGCGCGCCGCGGAACAACAAGCCGAGGCGCAATTGCTGCGCGCCCGCGCCGAGCTGGCGGACTTGGAGAAGGGCAAACGACCGCAGGAGCTGGCGGTGATCGAAGCCCAATACGAACAAGCCCAGGCCGCCGCCGAACTCTCTTCCAAACAGCTACTGCGCGCTCGCGATCTATACGCCAACAGTCTCGCCAGCCGTTCCAGCCTGGACGAAGCGGAGACGGCGCACACACGTAATCTTCGCCAGATCCAGGAAATTGAAGCGCAACTGAGTTCCGCCCGACTCGCCGCACGTTCCGACCAGTTGGACGCGGCCAAGGCGCTGGTGGCGGCGGCGCAAGCTACCTTGCGAGAAGCGCGCTGGAGCCTGCGACAGAAACAACAGTCGGCGCCGACGCAGGCGCTGGTGCGACAGGTGCTATATCGACCAGGTGAATTTGTGCCCGCCGGACAGCCGGTGGTGGAGCTATTGCCGCCGGAGCGCATCAATGTGCGCTTTTTCGTGCCGGAGACTGCGTTGCACGCGATTAAAACCGGGGATCAGGTCAGCGTCCACTGCGACGGCTGCGGCGCACCGTTTATGGCCACCGTGCGCTATATCAGCCCCAACGCGGAATTCACGCCCCCCTATATCTACAGCAAAGACAGCCGGGACAAGTTTGTGTATCTGGTGAAGGCCTGGCCCGCTGCTGACAGATCGCCGCAACTGCATCCAGGGCAACCCGTGGATGTTGCGCCGCCCGGGTTGGACGCCCATGAATAA
- a CDS encoding ATPase, T2SS/T4P/T4SS family → MSKFASLFVNNSASDQDEDKGKPKVSYSVLLVDDEPAVLSALSRVFRKESYNILTAKNAMEALEIINQRRIHLLISDYMMPGMTGADLLRKVKEESPDTIRIMLTGQADTTAVMAAINEGAVYRFILKPWNDDDLRITVALALEQYDLIQKNKELEKTNAKQQKDLQAFSKLAQQNRSQLAIMLHKHNLLNKQQVQEVFKLQQSRKETVIKLLLEKQWIEERKLVQLLKKEMFFEEVSLAEFQVEPATLSLIPKSLCQKQLIIPLRISGKRLLLAMADPLNVELIDELGFTTGMQIDPVVATVSAMEMKLAGLFEEEETSIKELESVVMGVDPFEGIEVVIEDDDDDSLEDLLSQTEQPPAVRLVNAIIIEALRLGASDIHIHPRTNQVIVRYRIDGVLEDKIRIPHNMHMSLVSRIKVMSELDITERRRPQDGRITVKTPMRVVDLRISTLPTLNGEKVVMRVLERNSSVKNLTHLGLSELNAKRMEAAINKPQGMILATGPTGSGKSTTLYALLQHNATTEKNYVTIEDPVEFYLDMAGQVSVREKIGLSFASILRAILRQDPDIILLGEIRDFETAEVALHAALTGHLVFSTLHTNSSIGTVARLLDLGIKPFVAAQALECIIAQRLVRRICDHCREEVTPNEEEIYLLGPLFDDPHLKTYHGRGCQKCNHGYKGRIGLYEVLTITDELRHHIAGGASSKELYDIAVANGLVTLVADAKSRVHKGLTTTYEVLRVLGTQIEV, encoded by the coding sequence ATGTCGAAATTCGCTTCTCTGTTCGTCAATAACTCAGCTTCCGATCAGGACGAGGACAAAGGTAAACCGAAAGTGTCCTACAGCGTCTTGCTGGTGGATGACGAGCCTGCCGTTTTGAGTGCGTTGAGTCGGGTTTTTCGTAAGGAGAGCTACAACATTCTCACCGCCAAGAATGCGATGGAAGCCCTGGAAATCATCAATCAGCGCCGTATTCATTTATTGATATCAGACTACATGATGCCGGGGATGACCGGCGCGGATCTGTTGCGCAAAGTGAAGGAAGAGTCTCCCGATACCATCCGCATTATGCTCACCGGACAGGCGGACACCACGGCGGTGATGGCCGCCATCAACGAGGGCGCGGTGTATCGCTTTATTCTCAAGCCCTGGAATGACGACGATTTACGCATCACCGTCGCCCTGGCGCTGGAACAGTATGACCTCATTCAAAAGAACAAGGAGCTTGAGAAGACCAACGCCAAACAGCAAAAAGACCTGCAGGCGTTCAGCAAGCTGGCGCAACAAAACCGCAGCCAGCTGGCGATCATGCTGCACAAGCATAATCTGCTGAACAAACAGCAGGTGCAGGAGGTTTTCAAGCTGCAGCAAAGCCGCAAGGAGACGGTAATCAAGCTGTTGCTGGAAAAACAATGGATTGAGGAACGCAAGCTGGTGCAGCTCCTGAAGAAGGAAATGTTCTTTGAGGAGGTGTCGCTGGCGGAATTCCAGGTGGAGCCGGCGACACTGTCGTTGATTCCCAAGTCTCTGTGTCAGAAGCAGCTCATTATTCCTCTCAGGATCAGCGGCAAGCGCTTGTTATTGGCCATGGCGGACCCGCTTAACGTGGAATTGATAGATGAGCTGGGTTTCACCACGGGCATGCAGATCGATCCGGTGGTCGCTACGGTCAGCGCCATGGAGATGAAACTCGCCGGGTTGTTCGAGGAAGAGGAAACGTCCATCAAAGAGTTGGAAAGCGTGGTGATGGGGGTCGACCCCTTCGAAGGCATCGAAGTGGTGATCGAAGATGACGACGACGACTCTCTGGAAGACCTGCTCAGCCAGACGGAACAGCCGCCCGCGGTGCGCCTGGTCAATGCGATCATCATTGAGGCGTTGCGTCTGGGCGCCAGCGATATCCATATCCATCCCCGCACTAATCAGGTCATCGTTCGATATCGCATAGACGGCGTGTTGGAGGATAAGATTCGTATTCCGCACAACATGCATATGTCCCTGGTCTCGCGCATCAAGGTGATGTCTGAGCTGGATATCACTGAACGCCGTCGTCCCCAGGACGGGCGCATTACGGTGAAAACGCCGATGCGGGTGGTGGATTTGCGCATTTCCACTCTGCCCACATTGAACGGGGAAAAAGTGGTGATGCGGGTGCTGGAGCGTAATTCCTCCGTGAAAAACCTGACCCATTTGGGACTGTCGGAACTCAACGCCAAACGCATGGAAGCCGCCATCAATAAACCCCAGGGCATGATCCTCGCCACGGGGCCCACCGGCAGCGGTAAAAGCACGACGCTATATGCGCTGTTGCAACACAACGCGACCACGGAGAAGAATTACGTCACGATTGAAGACCCGGTGGAGTTTTATCTGGATATGGCCGGACAAGTGTCGGTGCGGGAGAAAATCGGCTTGAGCTTTGCCTCCATACTGCGCGCCATTCTGCGGCAGGACCCGGACATCATCCTGCTGGGAGAGATCCGCGACTTCGAGACCGCCGAAGTCGCGTTGCATGCGGCGCTGACCGGGCATCTGGTGTTCTCCACCCTGCACACCAATTCTTCCATCGGCACCGTCGCCCGTCTGTTGGACCTGGGCATCAAACCTTTTGTCGCGGCTCAGGCGTTGGAATGCATCATCGCGCAGCGATTGGTGCGGCGCATCTGTGACCACTGCCGTGAAGAAGTCACGCCCAATGAAGAGGAGATATACCTGCTCGGCCCGCTCTTCGACGATCCGCACCTGAAAACCTACCATGGTCGCGGCTGCCAAAAGTGCAATCACGGCTATAAGGGCCGTATCGGATTATATGAAGTCCTCACCATCACAGATGAACTGCGCCACCACATCGCCGGCGGCGCATCCAGTAAAGAACTCTACGACATCGCCGTCGCCAATGGCCTGGTCACCCTCGTCGCCGACGCCAAATCCCGCGTCCACAAAGGCCTCACCACCACCTATGAAGTCCTGCGAGTGCTGGGAACACAGATAGAGGTGTAG
- a CDS encoding sensor histidine kinase, translating into MNDIDPEFTLADLLTPKDIESLQSRLPPLLETSASIVPVQDKPDADAWPIRYQIRTVAYLVASAPKEKAEAACKLVEAILHQAARYRLAASLHHHVVEQDYEELQLKHQALQESEARYRELAAQLERRVEEQVAQIELRRKQVYEAEKLSALGQLGAGVAHEINNPLGFIQSNLNSGKGYLQDISDALTEMSRGHDVKAIFSRYELDFVIKDLHILMGDTLDGVARVAKIVKDLKGFAGTDGGSRQKVAMEELMESVCNLAKPLMGGHIRLRKEYEPTPPVWVDYSAFCQAVYAIMLNAVQAIGERGEVLVQCGPGASGVRIVIEDTGCGMDAETLKRIFEPFFTTKPVGSGTGLGMTLCRDIIRAHGGEIQVASEPGKGSRFCIELPVTEETPG; encoded by the coding sequence GTGAATGACATTGATCCGGAATTCACGCTTGCCGATCTATTGACGCCGAAAGACATCGAGTCGCTGCAAAGTCGATTGCCGCCGCTGTTGGAGACGTCCGCCAGTATCGTCCCGGTGCAGGATAAGCCGGACGCTGACGCTTGGCCTATCCGCTATCAGATTCGCACGGTCGCCTACTTAGTCGCATCCGCTCCCAAAGAAAAAGCCGAAGCCGCCTGCAAATTGGTGGAAGCCATCCTGCATCAGGCCGCCCGCTATCGGCTGGCGGCTTCCCTGCATCATCATGTCGTGGAACAGGATTACGAAGAACTACAGCTTAAGCATCAGGCGCTGCAGGAATCGGAGGCCAGGTATCGGGAATTGGCGGCGCAGCTTGAACGCAGGGTGGAGGAGCAGGTGGCGCAGATCGAGCTGCGCCGCAAGCAGGTTTACGAAGCGGAGAAACTGAGCGCATTGGGGCAGCTTGGCGCCGGCGTCGCGCATGAGATCAATAATCCCCTGGGCTTTATCCAGTCTAACCTGAACTCAGGTAAAGGCTATCTGCAGGATATCAGCGACGCGCTGACGGAAATGTCGCGCGGCCACGATGTGAAGGCGATTTTCAGTCGCTATGAATTGGACTTTGTCATTAAGGACCTGCATATCCTGATGGGCGACACGCTGGACGGCGTGGCGCGGGTCGCCAAGATCGTCAAGGACCTGAAAGGCTTCGCCGGCACGGATGGCGGCTCCAGGCAGAAAGTGGCCATGGAGGAGCTGATGGAGAGCGTCTGCAACCTCGCCAAACCGCTGATGGGGGGGCATATTCGTTTGCGTAAGGAATATGAGCCGACGCCGCCGGTTTGGGTGGATTATTCGGCGTTTTGCCAGGCGGTGTACGCCATCATGCTGAATGCGGTGCAGGCCATTGGCGAACGCGGTGAGGTGCTGGTGCAATGCGGCCCCGGCGCAAGCGGGGTGCGGATCGTGATTGAAGACACTGGTTGCGGCATGGACGCGGAGACCCTGAAGCGCATTTTCGAACCGTTTTTCACCACCAAACCGGTAGGTTCCGGCACCGGACTGGGCATGACTCTATGCCGGGATATCATCCGCGCCCATGGCGGCGAGATTCAGGTCGCCAGCGAACCAGGCAAGGGCAGCCGCTTTTGTATTGAGCTGCCGGTGACGGAGGAGACCCCCGGATAA